From one Lycium ferocissimum isolate CSIRO_LF1 chromosome 7, AGI_CSIRO_Lferr_CH_V1, whole genome shotgun sequence genomic stretch:
- the LOC132062351 gene encoding uncharacterized protein LOC132062351, with product MNLSYIPPLVIEGVKYAQLDKIEIEKEEMKWRNSLIVYSIGETPGYNLMTQYIAQAWCRVAEPEVFLIDEGYYVIKFKTEADMREILYSGPYSVRNRPLVVKVWTPDFDYSAEYLTEIPLWIKFSKHPVRFWSCDSLSRIASTLGKPLYADECTFKQSRISFARMLIAINVSKPLPNEVAVLEPDGTQIMQPILNEWKPQYCHKCIKVENSTTTNAQEPRSHLPRSPTRNSAQQPEANKNQCTTNKEHSRPELDLTNFPVLPSPVKTTSGPVIVRGNVSTLPKPPDEPGGAKSQQ from the exons ATGAATTTATCTTACATACCTCCTCTGGTCATTGAAGGTGTTAAGTATGCCCAATTAGATAAAATCGAAATTGAAAAGGAAGAGATGAAATGGCGAAATTCTCTAATTGTGTATTCGATTGGAGAAACACCTGGTTACAATTTAATGACACAATACATTGCTCAAGCTTGGTGTAGGGTTGCTGAACCTGAGGTATTTCTGATAGATGAGGGTTACTACGTAATCAAATTCAAAACAGAGGCTGACATGAGGGAGATATTGTACTCAGGACCATACTCTGTGCGTAATAGACCGCTTGTGGTTAAAGTTTGGACCCCTGACTTTGACTATAGTGCAGAATACTTGACTGAGATACCATTGTGGATCAAATTTTCGAAACATCCTGTAAGATTTTGGAGTTGTGACTCCCTTAGTAGAATTGCTAGTACCCTGGGTAAACCTCTGTATGCGGATGAGTGTACATTCAAGCAATCTAgaatctcctttgcaagaatgTTGATTGCTATCAATGTTTCGAAACCACTACCAAATGAAGTAGCTGTGCTGGAACCTGATGGAACTCAAATTATGCAACCAATCTTAAATGAGTGGAAACCACAGTATTGTCATAAGTGTATAAAG GTAGAAAATTCCACAACCACTAATGCTCAAGAACCTAGAAGTCATCTGCCTAGAAGCCCAACAAGAAACAGTGCACAACAACCAGAGGCAAATAAGAATCAATGCACAACAAATAAGGAACATAGCAGGCCTGAGCTAGACCTAACCAATTTTCCAGTCTTGCCATCTCCTGTCAAGACTACTTCAGGACCTGTGATAGTTAGAGGAAACGTGAGCACACTTCCCAAACCTCCTGACGAACCGGGAGGAGCCAAATCTCAACAATGA